The Parvibaculum sp. DNA segment TGCGAATTGCCGTAGGGTTTCTCGGCGAGATCGACAGCACGGTCGCACCCTAGAAACACCCGGCGCAAACGCCTCTCTTGTGTGCGTCCCCGCCCGGGCTACACTCCTTCCAACAAAAAATCGGGAGGATGGGTCATGGCACAGGAAACGAGTGCGTCCGCGCAAGCGGAAACCAAAGAGTTCGACGCGGTTATCGTCGGAGCGGGCTTTGCGGGCATGTACATGCTGCACCGCCTGCGCGGTCTCGGTTTGACCGCGTGCGTCTTCGAGGCCGGCGACGGCGTCGGCGGCACCTGGTACTGGAACCGTTATCCCGGCGCGCGTTGCGATGTCGAAAGCCTCGAATACCAGTACGGTTTTTCCGACGAGATACAGCGCGACTGGACCTGGACCGAACGCTACGCGGCCCAGCCCGAAATCCTGCGTTACCAGAATTACGTCGCCGACCGGCTCGATCTTCGCCGCGACATCCGGTTTTCGACGCGCGTGGCCGCGGCGACCTATGACGAGCGCGCCGGCTTGTGGTCGGTCGCGACCAATCGCGGCGACCGCGTTGCCGCGCGGTTCTGCATCATGGCGACCGGTTGCCTGTCGGCCGCGCGCGTGCCGGACTTCGAAGGCATCGATGAATTCGAAGGCCCCTGGTATCACACCGGCGACTGGCCGAAAGAAGGAGTCGACTTCTCGGGCAAGCGTGTCGGCGTCATCGGCACCGGATCGTCCGCCGTGCAGAGCATCCCGCTGATCGCCGAACAGGCGAAACATCTGACGGTGTTCCAGCGCACGGCGAATTTCACGCTGCCGGCCGGCAACCGGCCGCTGCCGAAAGAAGAAATCGAGAAGTCGAAAGCGACGCTGATGCAGGATCGCCGGCATGCGCGCACCACGGCGGGCGGCATCATCTGCTTCGAATACAACGAGACCCCCGCCGCCGAAATGACGCCCGAGGATCGCGCGCGCGAGCTCAACGACCGCTGGAACATGGGCGGCTTCGCCTTTCTCGGGGCTTTCGGCGATGTGATGGCGACGCATGAAGCCAATGATTATGCGGCCGAATTCGCGCGTGCGAAGATGCGCGAGGTGATCGAGAAGCCCGAAGTCGTCGATCTGCTGCTGCCGAACGATCATCCGATCGGCGTCAAGCGGCTATGTCTCGACACGCATTATCTCGAAACCTTCAACGCGCCGCATGTCGACCTCGTCGATGTGCGCAAGGCGCCGATCGAACGCATCACGAAGAAGGGCATCGTCAGCGGCGGCAAGGAATACGAAGTCGACTGCATCGTTTTCGCGACGGGTTTCGATGCGATGACCGGCGCGCTGACAAGCATCGACATTGCCGGACGCAACGGCGCGAAGCTCAGCGAAAAATGGGCGGCGGGCCCGCGCACTTATCTCGGTCTCGGCTCGGCCGGATTTCCCAATCTGTTTTTCATCACCGGCCCCGGCAGTCCGTCGGTGCTGTCCAACATGATCGTTTCGATTGAGCAGCATGTCGACTGGATCGCCGAATGCATCGGACGATTGACGGAAGGAAACATTCGCTCGATCGAACCGACGAAGGATGCCGAAGACGTGTGGGTCGAACACGTCAACGAAGTGGCGTCGACGACGCTCTATCCGCAGGCAAATTCCTGGTACATGGGCGCCAACATTCCCGGCAAGCCGCGCATCTTCATGCCTTATGCCGGCGGTGTCGGCGTCTATGGCGAGAAGCTTGCCGAGGTCGCGGCGAAGGACTACGAGGGCTTCGCGCTGGGTGCCTGAGGGCCGAAAAAGGGCCCTCTGTCATCGATCTGTCAAAAAACTGTCACGGCTTTGTCGCAAGCCGCATTTGCGGGATGAAGCGCGGAACTTGTCCCCGCTTTATCCCGCAAAAACATCTTTCCGCGCCCGCCGCGACCGAAGCGCGCCGAAGCCGAGCCGGACCCTTTTTTCAACTTCGAGAATAACGAACAGCGCCACGCCGACCGCGACAATGACGAGCCCGTCGGCAAGCGCGACCGGCGCGGTGTCGAACGGGATCGCCATGAAGGGCGCATAGGTGAAGGCGAACTGCAGAAGGACGACGGCCGCGATGCCGCCGAGCACGGCGGGCGTGCCGAAGAAGCCGCGCAGCGTCAGCGACGTGCCGTAAACATACCGTACACTGAAGAGATAGAAAATTTCCATCACGACGATGGTGTTGACGACCATGGTGCGTGCGACCTCGGGCGGCAGGCCGCGGCCGATGGCCCAGGCGAACATGCCGAAAGCGCCGACGAGAAAGAGGATCGAGATAAAGACGATCCGCCAGACGACATCGCCACGCAGGATCGGTTCTTCGGCCGCGCGCGGCTTCTGCCGCATCGTGCCGGGCTCGGTCGGTTCGAAGGCAAGCACCATCGCCAG contains these protein-coding regions:
- a CDS encoding NAD(P)/FAD-dependent oxidoreductase translates to MAQETSASAQAETKEFDAVIVGAGFAGMYMLHRLRGLGLTACVFEAGDGVGGTWYWNRYPGARCDVESLEYQYGFSDEIQRDWTWTERYAAQPEILRYQNYVADRLDLRRDIRFSTRVAAATYDERAGLWSVATNRGDRVAARFCIMATGCLSAARVPDFEGIDEFEGPWYHTGDWPKEGVDFSGKRVGVIGTGSSAVQSIPLIAEQAKHLTVFQRTANFTLPAGNRPLPKEEIEKSKATLMQDRRHARTTAGGIICFEYNETPAAEMTPEDRARELNDRWNMGGFAFLGAFGDVMATHEANDYAAEFARAKMREVIEKPEVVDLLLPNDHPIGVKRLCLDTHYLETFNAPHVDLVDVRKAPIERITKKGIVSGGKEYEVDCIVFATGFDAMTGALTSIDIAGRNGAKLSEKWAAGPRTYLGLGSAGFPNLFFITGPGSPSVLSNMIVSIEQHVDWIAECIGRLTEGNIRSIEPTKDAEDVWVEHVNEVASTTLYPQANSWYMGANIPGKPRIFMPYAGGVGVYGEKLAEVAAKDYEGFALGA